From Butyricimonas paravirosa, one genomic window encodes:
- a CDS encoding aminopeptidase C has translation MKRTAFILFALVFGGYMMAYAQQNTTVQDTTKPVDYQFTDIKRLPATSVKDQYRAGTCWSWSTSSFLESEMMRMGKDSVNLSAMYFVKHAYSDKADKYVRLHGVLNFAVGGASSDVTNMAKKYGIVPLEVYQGLNYGEPSHVFGEIDAVLKAYVQAVVENNNKRLSTAWKRGFDAILDTYLGPEPEKFEYQGKEYTPQTFAKEVVGLNMDDYVNLTSFTHHPFYTEFAIEVEDNWSWDKAYNLPLEELMQVMDYAIDNGYTFVWGADVSEKGFATKDAGVAVIPATDTKEMSGAEIAKWEKLPKGQQMMDAFKQGPAPEKTITQEMRQEEFDRYLTTDDHGMHIIGKAKDQNGTPYFIVKNSWNKYNKFGGYFYASYPYMALKTMDIMVHKNAIPKAIRKKLGIN, from the coding sequence ATGAAGAGAACAGCATTTATTTTATTCGCCCTCGTTTTCGGAGGGTACATGATGGCCTATGCGCAGCAGAATACGACTGTACAGGACACGACAAAGCCTGTAGACTACCAGTTTACTGATATCAAGAGATTGCCCGCTACGTCCGTGAAGGATCAGTATCGTGCCGGGACTTGTTGGTCATGGTCAACGTCCTCTTTCCTAGAGTCGGAAATGATGCGAATGGGGAAAGATTCAGTGAATTTGTCGGCCATGTATTTCGTGAAACACGCTTATTCGGATAAGGCGGATAAATATGTTCGCTTGCACGGGGTGTTGAATTTTGCGGTGGGAGGAGCCTCTTCGGATGTGACGAATATGGCGAAGAAATATGGGATTGTGCCTCTTGAGGTGTATCAAGGATTGAATTACGGGGAACCGAGTCATGTTTTCGGAGAGATTGATGCTGTTTTGAAAGCTTACGTGCAAGCGGTAGTGGAAAATAACAACAAGCGGTTGAGTACGGCGTGGAAACGGGGATTCGATGCTATTCTGGATACTTATCTCGGACCGGAGCCGGAGAAGTTTGAATATCAAGGAAAAGAATATACACCGCAGACTTTCGCTAAAGAGGTGGTTGGCTTAAACATGGATGACTATGTGAATTTAACCTCTTTCACGCACCATCCTTTCTACACGGAGTTCGCTATTGAGGTTGAGGATAACTGGTCTTGGGATAAGGCTTATAATCTTCCGTTGGAAGAGTTGATGCAAGTGATGGATTATGCTATTGATAACGGTTATACTTTCGTCTGGGGTGCTGACGTGAGCGAGAAAGGATTTGCCACGAAGGATGCAGGGGTTGCCGTGATTCCCGCAACGGACACGAAGGAGATGAGCGGTGCGGAAATTGCTAAATGGGAAAAGTTGCCGAAGGGACAACAGATGATGGATGCTTTCAAGCAAGGTCCGGCTCCCGAAAAGACGATCACGCAGGAGATGAGACAGGAAGAGTTCGATCGTTACCTGACAACGGACGATCACGGAATGCATATCATTGGTAAAGCAAAAGATCAGAACGGAACTCCTTATTTCATCGTGAAGAATTCTTGGAATAAGTATAACAAATTCGGAGGGTATTTCTACGCATCTTATCCTTATATGGCTTTGAAGACAATGGATATTATGGTTCACAAAAACGCTATCCCGAAGGCGATAAGGAAGAAATTGGGAATCAATTAA
- a CDS encoding PepSY domain-containing protein, translating to MLTKLFIHIHRILGLILCILCFSWFISGIVMIYHSFPRVSQEDRFTRAEILDTNGLPAIQDVLFRLPAKTPIHGLSLNNPYGDPVFSIGGGRQSVELYADTNVVAPVINYALCENRAARWCADRKITRVDTLRTLDQWIPLAHYKREFPIYKFYFDGPEKYQLYVSSRTANILQFTDSDNRFWAWFGAIPHWVYFTVIRGNQNLWTQFMYWACYLGMFMCFTGFVLGIRSYWLARRKGFLRSPYKKQWFKWHHITGFFFGIFVFTWILSGYMSMAPLPSWLFGKQDSRGFRQSPAERQAPSPADYALDYRKAIALTATSDDPVKTIEWTHYQGIPLYRLRTVSKEVTLDASTDTIRPFRITEEMILAAVKRLAGDSTTYSITKMNEYDNYYISRRRPLPLPVYKVTFDNKAKDCYYYNLESFRPVHYDTNGRWKRWLYRGLHTLDIKFLVERPALWTVVIWTLLLGGAVVSFTGIVLSVKYLKNRFIKFVKFIRFIK from the coding sequence ATGTTAACCAAATTGTTTATCCATATCCACCGGATACTGGGATTAATTCTCTGTATCCTGTGCTTTTCATGGTTCATATCCGGAATCGTGATGATCTACCACTCCTTTCCTCGTGTAAGCCAAGAAGATCGGTTCACTCGTGCGGAAATTCTTGATACGAATGGCTTGCCCGCCATCCAAGACGTGTTATTCCGTCTCCCTGCCAAAACGCCAATCCACGGCCTCTCTCTGAACAACCCGTATGGAGATCCCGTATTCAGTATAGGAGGGGGACGCCAAAGCGTTGAGTTATACGCGGACACGAATGTCGTGGCTCCCGTTATTAACTACGCACTCTGTGAAAACCGGGCTGCTCGCTGGTGTGCCGATCGAAAGATTACCCGGGTGGATACCTTACGCACCCTCGACCAGTGGATACCCCTCGCCCACTACAAGCGGGAATTTCCCATCTACAAATTCTACTTCGACGGTCCGGAAAAATACCAGCTTTACGTCTCTTCCCGAACCGCCAATATCCTGCAGTTTACCGATTCCGACAATCGTTTCTGGGCATGGTTCGGGGCCATTCCCCATTGGGTGTATTTCACCGTTATCCGAGGAAACCAGAACTTATGGACACAATTCATGTACTGGGCATGTTATCTCGGAATGTTCATGTGTTTTACCGGATTCGTTCTCGGCATACGTTCCTACTGGCTCGCTCGCCGAAAAGGCTTTCTCCGCTCTCCATACAAGAAACAGTGGTTCAAATGGCACCACATCACGGGTTTCTTTTTCGGTATATTTGTCTTCACGTGGATACTGAGCGGCTATATGTCCATGGCCCCGCTTCCCTCGTGGCTCTTTGGCAAACAGGACTCCCGCGGATTCCGCCAAAGCCCGGCCGAAAGACAAGCCCCGTCACCTGCCGACTATGCCTTGGACTATCGAAAAGCCATCGCACTCACAGCCACGTCGGATGATCCTGTCAAAACCATCGAGTGGACCCACTACCAAGGTATTCCCCTCTATCGTCTCCGCACGGTCAGCAAGGAAGTGACCTTGGATGCCTCCACTGACACGATTCGTCCTTTCCGCATCACGGAAGAGATGATACTTGCTGCCGTCAAACGTCTCGCCGGGGACTCAACCACCTACTCTATCACCAAGATGAACGAGTACGACAACTACTATATATCCCGTCGTCGTCCTCTACCGCTTCCCGTCTACAAGGTCACGTTCGACAACAAGGCGAAGGATTGTTATTACTATAACCTTGAATCTTTCCGCCCCGTTCACTACGACACCAACGGACGCTGGAAACGCTGGCTTTACCGTGGTCTTCACACCCTTGACATCAAATTTCTCGTCGAGCGCCCCGCACTATGGACCGTGGTCATTTGGACCCTTCTCCTTGGCGGTGCTGTTGTCTCCTTCACGGGAATCGTACTTTCGGTGAAATACCTCAAAAACAGGTTTATAAAGTTCGTAAAGTTTATAAGGTTCATAAAGTAG
- a CDS encoding TonB-dependent receptor, with translation MKKVVVLALLLFVCVGSLFAQENDKRKKKSITDSLFRIDQVDVMQKKKRIDLLGLDVPLRFVPITVSKLSSQMLDRKGIVDLMDAVKFLPGIVAKDKQYGQFQQFSIRGQGSAVVMIDGIRDERTLNNNVPYGDLAAVESIELLKGPAAILAGHSAMGGVLNIVRKKASPDFSANARISYGSWDERRATLGFGGKLVGPLEYRANINYSTGDGWREVNANRFSVYGVLGADLGKWGRIDVTGSYADDDYTTEIGAAPVMPGDMFYVDGDKPYALKGDRHPEADYREVYNDFANNYMKRKVWDMSVSYVYQITDWMKLKERFSYFHSDLDYHCIEGLSYRTSKDPIYKWYYYKSEDEKVYVDLDTVQRGNAARQNPLNFNPDHKNVNNTIELTGKFETGSVLHNYTLGWTYNCFDFAQYNGYGDDDLWGPGLDALLPVRDPHIVQGWWDTKVSAVSLRTERTHGIYLHDVIEFNDKWKMMASGRVDLYSRKTSSATIDDGKQKYETKNRKEWKEVETSAFTYRVGVVYFPMPELSFYGSISSYFNPVTTTYSPTVMYLDRKGNEFNPDEDGGEVFKPEKGYSTEVGVRYTLNEMVDINASVFYIRKYNIVKSLGDTTVLVDGVATEKSIRGQVGRADSRGFDIEVVVRPLPTLQVTGGLGWSDYRLREIAESGRFSKYKEQNKNVRATGVPRTTFYAYADYTIPRGVLKNLSFHLSGNFKDKVFRNIDNRLYDPALWLMDAGIFYTIKNHVTLALNINNLFDKEYFERTTIMAKPRNYQASVSYTF, from the coding sequence ATGAAAAAAGTTGTTGTATTAGCATTGTTGCTGTTTGTGTGCGTCGGTTCGCTTTTCGCTCAAGAGAACGATAAGCGAAAGAAAAAGAGTATCACGGACTCTTTATTCCGTATCGATCAGGTGGATGTGATGCAGAAAAAGAAGAGGATTGATTTGTTGGGATTGGATGTGCCTTTACGTTTCGTTCCGATAACGGTGAGCAAGTTGTCTAGCCAGATGCTTGACCGGAAGGGAATTGTTGATCTGATGGATGCCGTTAAGTTTTTGCCGGGAATTGTAGCGAAAGACAAGCAATACGGGCAGTTCCAACAGTTTTCTATTCGCGGACAGGGGAGTGCGGTTGTTATGATTGACGGGATTCGCGATGAGCGGACGTTGAATAATAACGTGCCTTACGGGGATTTGGCTGCCGTGGAGTCGATCGAATTGTTGAAAGGACCCGCCGCTATTTTGGCCGGACATTCGGCTATGGGCGGAGTGTTGAATATCGTGCGCAAGAAAGCGTCTCCCGATTTTTCGGCCAACGCTCGTATCAGTTATGGTAGCTGGGATGAGAGACGGGCTACTCTTGGTTTCGGGGGAAAACTTGTGGGACCTCTCGAATATCGTGCCAATATCAATTATTCAACGGGAGACGGATGGCGTGAGGTGAATGCAAATCGTTTTTCCGTGTATGGTGTTTTGGGTGCTGATTTGGGAAAGTGGGGACGTATTGATGTGACCGGTAGCTATGCCGATGATGATTACACGACCGAGATCGGGGCTGCACCCGTTATGCCCGGTGATATGTTCTACGTGGACGGAGACAAACCGTACGCGCTGAAGGGGGATCGCCACCCGGAGGCGGATTACCGCGAGGTTTATAATGACTTTGCCAATAATTACATGAAACGGAAAGTATGGGATATGTCTGTGTCATACGTTTACCAGATCACGGATTGGATGAAGTTGAAAGAACGTTTTTCCTATTTCCACAGTGATTTGGATTATCATTGTATTGAGGGGCTTTCTTATCGTACCTCTAAGGATCCGATATATAAATGGTATTATTATAAGTCAGAAGACGAGAAGGTGTATGTTGACTTGGATACGGTTCAACGAGGAAATGCTGCCCGTCAGAATCCGTTGAATTTTAACCCGGACCACAAAAACGTGAATAATACGATCGAGTTGACCGGGAAGTTCGAGACAGGTTCCGTGTTGCATAACTACACGTTGGGATGGACGTACAATTGTTTTGATTTCGCCCAGTATAACGGTTATGGAGATGACGATTTGTGGGGGCCCGGTTTGGATGCACTTTTGCCTGTGCGGGACCCGCATATCGTGCAGGGATGGTGGGACACGAAAGTTTCAGCCGTTTCTCTGCGCACGGAGAGAACGCATGGAATTTATTTGCATGACGTGATCGAATTCAATGATAAATGGAAAATGATGGCATCCGGGCGTGTGGATTTGTATAGCCGGAAAACATCAAGTGCTACGATTGATGACGGGAAACAGAAATATGAAACGAAGAACAGGAAAGAATGGAAAGAGGTGGAGACCTCGGCATTCACGTATCGGGTGGGTGTCGTGTATTTTCCCATGCCTGAATTGTCATTCTACGGTTCTATTTCTTCTTATTTCAATCCTGTAACTACAACATATAGTCCTACCGTGATGTATTTGGACCGCAAGGGTAACGAGTTCAATCCTGATGAGGATGGGGGCGAAGTGTTCAAGCCGGAAAAAGGGTATTCCACGGAAGTCGGTGTACGTTACACCTTGAACGAGATGGTGGATATTAACGCGAGTGTATTTTATATTCGTAAGTATAATATCGTGAAGAGTCTGGGTGACACGACGGTGTTGGTGGATGGTGTTGCTACCGAGAAGAGTATTCGGGGACAAGTCGGAAGAGCCGACTCGCGAGGTTTTGACATTGAGGTGGTTGTTCGTCCGTTACCGACTTTACAAGTTACGGGAGGTCTCGGTTGGTCGGACTATCGTTTGCGGGAAATTGCCGAGAGCGGACGTTTCTCTAAATATAAGGAACAGAATAAAAATGTTCGTGCCACGGGTGTGCCTCGTACGACATTCTACGCTTATGCCGATTACACGATACCACGCGGGGTGCTAAAGAATTTGTCATTCCATTTAAGTGGGAATTTCAAGGATAAGGTGTTCCGGAATATAGATAACCGGTTGTACGATCCGGCCTTGTGGTTGATGGATGCGGGTATTTTCTACACGATCAAGAATCACGTAACACTGGCATTGAACATTAACAACTTGTTTGACAAGGAATATTTCGAGAGAACCACGATCATGGCGAAACCCCGGAATTATCAGGCATCGGTTTCCTATACTTTTTAA
- the cobJ gene encoding precorrin-3B C(17)-methyltransferase has translation MKHGKIYVAGIGPGSEEDITPAVRTAIMQSDVVVGYKYYFNFIRSIVRPETECIDTGMKKEKDRAALAFEYAEQGRTVCVVSSGDAGIYGMAPLVLEMKRDKASDVEVEILPGISAFQKGAALLGAPIGHDFCIISLSDLMTPWEKIECRVIAAASADFVTAVYNPKSEGRYWQLYRLKELFLKYREPETPVGYIRQAGREEQEIKITTLHDFDPEEIDMFTIVIIGNSQSYTWNDKIITPRGYYREQCTENVGIGQEIMMRSFRTIESELRDKNIPLGRKWALLHAIHTTADFDMENILYTDNDAVETLHTALHDGKVRMIVTDVTMAASGIRKGALERLGIEVKCYLDDPRVAEMASRLKITRTQAGIRLAVEEHPEALYVFGNAPTALMELCKLMRQDKAHPIGVIGAPVGFVNVRESKHMLKSFTHLPKLVIEGRKGGSNLAATLVNAILCFDDAAQLRPGRDL, from the coding sequence ATGAAACACGGAAAAATATATGTCGCCGGCATCGGGCCGGGTAGCGAGGAAGACATTACCCCAGCCGTACGGACAGCCATCATGCAATCGGACGTTGTGGTGGGTTACAAATATTACTTTAACTTCATCCGATCCATCGTCCGCCCTGAAACGGAGTGCATCGATACCGGGATGAAAAAAGAGAAAGACCGGGCAGCCCTTGCCTTCGAGTATGCCGAACAAGGACGCACCGTCTGTGTTGTCAGCTCCGGAGATGCCGGAATATACGGGATGGCACCCCTCGTTCTTGAAATGAAACGGGATAAAGCGAGTGATGTTGAGGTAGAAATCCTTCCCGGAATCAGCGCTTTCCAAAAAGGAGCCGCGTTACTGGGAGCCCCTATCGGGCATGATTTTTGCATCATCTCCCTCTCCGACCTCATGACCCCGTGGGAAAAGATCGAGTGTCGCGTAATAGCCGCCGCGTCTGCCGATTTCGTAACCGCCGTCTACAACCCCAAAAGCGAGGGACGCTACTGGCAACTCTATCGCCTGAAAGAACTATTTCTCAAATACCGCGAACCGGAAACCCCTGTCGGCTACATCCGCCAAGCCGGACGTGAAGAACAAGAAATTAAGATCACGACACTACATGATTTCGACCCGGAAGAGATCGATATGTTCACGATCGTAATCATTGGAAACTCTCAGTCCTACACGTGGAATGACAAAATCATCACTCCCCGCGGTTACTACCGGGAACAATGTACCGAAAACGTTGGTATCGGGCAAGAAATCATGATGCGCAGTTTCCGCACCATCGAATCCGAACTAAGGGACAAAAACATCCCCCTCGGCCGTAAATGGGCGTTGTTACACGCCATCCACACCACTGCCGACTTCGATATGGAGAACATTCTCTACACCGACAATGACGCCGTGGAAACACTCCATACTGCCCTGCACGATGGCAAGGTACGCATGATAGTAACCGACGTCACCATGGCAGCCTCCGGAATCCGCAAGGGAGCCCTCGAACGCCTCGGCATTGAAGTCAAATGCTACCTCGACGATCCTCGTGTGGCAGAAATGGCATCCCGTCTCAAAATCACCCGCACACAAGCCGGCATACGCCTTGCCGTGGAAGAACATCCCGAAGCACTCTACGTTTTCGGTAATGCCCCCACGGCTCTCATGGAACTATGCAAGCTCATGCGCCAGGATAAGGCCCATCCGATCGGTGTTATCGGTGCGCCCGTCGGTTTTGTCAACGTTCGGGAATCCAAACATATGCTGAAATCTTTCACCCATCTACCCAAGCTCGTTATCGAGGGGCGCAAGGGAGGTAGTAACCTCGCTGCCACCCTCGTCAACGCCATCCTTTGTTTCGATGACGCCGCACAGCTACGACCGGGAAGAGACCTTTGA
- a CDS encoding TonB-dependent receptor, producing the protein MKRIVVLTTLFMLTLASVSLGQITLRGKVIDAKSGKALIGANVRLVGTSIGIATNNKGEFILEKVPDGTYTLRASYPGYEVSSIKVSSSKSDILFQLKTSLINLDQVVVSGTGTHRKLKDSPVPVEVMTASDIKKGGISTIEDALVMLNPSFSFRPTAMSTNMTLNGMKGDYILVLVNGKKMTGDISGYVDLSRIDMGRVKRIEVLKGAASSLYGSDAIAGVINIITDQPHDALNIVSTTRLGGKGSFIENVNADINAGKFSSSTSYQRRQSDGWQLSNITEDSVPTRRKVSDKFHSDIVNQRFAFDPSKNLNLYVEGSYFTKELDRPVNKDAKDPSGFDYDMSYENYAVGLGGKYLFGNSAYISLDVNANNYEYYKVYTRAIESKGDTTTHVGDEILTKRQRYLSTNLKGVFKIGKYNKISIGTEYIKDYLKNPTDLVESKDVYTLALYAQDEIRLFKKLQLVPGFRYIYHEAFKNQFTPKLSAMYSLGNFNFRLSYAAGFKAPLLTDLYYYKESAKKGKLTVVIGNPDLKPEKSNYYAFNTEYAGKYCNISVNGYINDLRNVIESKKLPLTPEDEANKVTSRETYENLDKARTQGVDISVNSYLGAGFSLGGGYSYVDARDRKTKIRLEESIRHSATVKANYMHEWTNYRLNVNLNGRIQGKKFVKVQEIDAPKYQIWNLTTNHSFSPVGMFLFEINAGIENLFDYSQNLPYGSNLGTLSPGRTFFASLTIRFKK; encoded by the coding sequence ATGAAAAGAATTGTAGTACTGACTACATTATTCATGCTGACTTTGGCAAGCGTCTCGCTAGGGCAGATCACGTTGAGAGGGAAAGTGATCGATGCAAAAAGCGGGAAAGCACTTATCGGGGCCAATGTACGATTAGTCGGAACAAGCATCGGAATCGCCACGAACAACAAGGGCGAATTCATCCTCGAAAAAGTCCCCGACGGTACCTACACGCTCCGGGCCAGTTACCCCGGTTACGAAGTCAGTTCCATAAAAGTCAGTAGTAGCAAAAGTGACATTCTGTTCCAACTGAAAACATCACTGATCAACCTCGATCAAGTCGTTGTTTCGGGAACGGGAACTCACCGAAAATTAAAGGACTCGCCAGTCCCCGTCGAGGTCATGACAGCCTCGGACATCAAAAAAGGCGGAATCTCCACCATCGAGGATGCCCTCGTGATGCTAAATCCCTCGTTTAGTTTCCGACCAACGGCTATGAGTACAAACATGACCCTTAACGGAATGAAAGGAGATTATATCCTCGTTCTCGTGAACGGGAAGAAAATGACCGGAGACATTTCCGGTTACGTTGACCTCTCCCGAATCGACATGGGTAGGGTAAAACGAATCGAAGTCCTTAAAGGTGCAGCCTCCTCCCTCTACGGATCGGACGCTATCGCGGGAGTGATCAACATTATCACAGATCAGCCACATGACGCCCTGAACATCGTGTCCACGACCCGATTAGGAGGCAAGGGCAGTTTTATCGAGAACGTCAACGCAGACATCAACGCTGGCAAATTCTCGTCCTCAACCTCTTATCAAAGGCGCCAATCTGACGGCTGGCAACTCAGTAATATCACAGAAGATAGTGTACCTACCCGTCGCAAAGTGTCTGATAAATTTCACTCGGACATCGTGAACCAACGTTTTGCCTTCGATCCATCAAAAAATCTGAACTTGTACGTGGAAGGAAGTTACTTTACCAAAGAACTCGACCGTCCCGTGAACAAGGATGCTAAAGACCCTTCCGGATTCGACTATGATATGTCATACGAGAACTACGCTGTGGGATTGGGGGGAAAATATCTGTTCGGTAATTCCGCTTATATTAGCTTGGATGTCAACGCCAACAACTACGAGTACTACAAAGTATACACCCGTGCCATCGAGTCCAAGGGCGACACGACCACCCACGTCGGAGATGAAATCCTGACCAAACGTCAACGCTACTTATCTACCAACCTAAAAGGAGTATTCAAGATCGGTAAGTACAACAAAATTTCCATTGGAACCGAGTACATCAAGGACTACTTAAAGAATCCCACCGATCTGGTGGAGAGTAAAGATGTCTATACGCTGGCTCTTTATGCACAAGACGAGATTCGTCTTTTCAAAAAACTCCAATTAGTACCCGGTTTCCGTTACATCTACCACGAGGCATTCAAGAATCAGTTTACGCCCAAACTTTCAGCCATGTACAGCCTAGGAAATTTCAACTTCAGGCTCTCTTACGCGGCCGGATTCAAGGCTCCCTTGTTGACGGACCTCTATTATTATAAGGAATCTGCCAAGAAAGGAAAATTAACCGTCGTTATCGGGAACCCCGATCTGAAACCGGAGAAATCGAATTACTACGCTTTCAACACGGAATATGCGGGAAAGTACTGTAACATCTCCGTAAACGGGTATATCAATGACCTCCGTAACGTTATAGAGTCAAAGAAATTACCCCTAACACCGGAAGACGAAGCCAACAAGGTCACTTCCCGAGAAACTTACGAGAATCTGGACAAAGCCCGGACACAAGGAGTTGATATTTCCGTTAACAGCTACCTCGGTGCGGGATTTTCTCTAGGTGGTGGATATAGCTACGTGGATGCCCGGGATAGGAAAACCAAAATTCGTTTGGAAGAAAGCATCCGTCACTCGGCAACCGTCAAGGCGAATTACATGCACGAATGGACAAACTATCGTCTTAACGTGAACCTAAACGGACGAATTCAAGGCAAAAAATTCGTGAAAGTCCAAGAGATTGACGCACCCAAGTACCAAATCTGGAATCTGACAACGAACCACTCTTTCTCTCCCGTGGGTATGTTCCTTTTCGAAATCAACGCGGGAATCGAGAACCTGTTCGACTATTCCCAGAACCTGCCTTACGGCTCTAATCTCGGAACATTAAGTCCGGGAAGAACATTCTTTGCAAGTTTAACTATTAGATTTAAAAAATAA
- the cbiE gene encoding precorrin-6y C5,15-methyltransferase (decarboxylating) subunit CbiE, with product MNNFTIIGIDDKDHPELPEQARAAIATHHVFSGGKRHHEIMRDNLPEPHLWIDITVPLDDVFRQYENHPDIVVFASGDPLFFGFANTVLKRLPDAKITLIPTFNSLQTLAHRLLLPYHDMHVVSLTGRPWHEFDRALIEGQEKIGVLTDREHTPATIAERMLRYGYDNYIIYVGEALGSDTETIRVLVPDDAKALTFRHPNCLILYRTYERQRHFGIPESDFELLDGRVNMITKAPIRLLTLAQLDLRRYQTLWDIGFCTGSVSIEAKLQFPHLHVVAFEQRPEGERLMEVNATRFGTPGIITRIGDFLQAELDDLPAPDAVFIGGHGGRLDAIVQRISTRLPHRGVIVFNSVTPESCELFANAVTRHGLNVVDSQHVAINGFNPILIMKALKI from the coding sequence ATGAATAACTTCACCATCATCGGTATAGACGACAAAGATCATCCCGAATTACCGGAACAGGCCCGGGCGGCCATCGCCACCCATCACGTTTTTTCCGGGGGGAAAAGGCACCACGAGATCATGCGTGACAACCTGCCGGAGCCCCATCTCTGGATCGACATCACCGTCCCGTTGGACGACGTGTTCCGCCAGTACGAAAACCACCCGGACATCGTTGTTTTCGCCTCCGGGGACCCACTCTTTTTCGGTTTCGCCAACACCGTACTCAAACGTCTACCCGACGCCAAGATCACCCTGATCCCCACGTTCAACTCCTTGCAGACATTGGCTCACCGCCTCCTGCTTCCCTACCACGACATGCACGTCGTTTCCCTCACCGGGAGACCGTGGCACGAGTTCGACCGGGCGCTCATCGAGGGACAGGAGAAGATCGGCGTGCTTACCGACCGGGAACACACGCCGGCCACCATCGCCGAACGTATGCTCCGTTACGGGTACGACAACTACATCATATACGTCGGTGAAGCCCTCGGCAGTGACACTGAAACCATCCGTGTCCTCGTTCCCGATGATGCCAAGGCCCTCACCTTCCGCCACCCGAACTGCCTCATTCTCTACCGCACGTACGAGCGGCAGCGGCATTTCGGCATTCCCGAAAGCGATTTCGAACTGCTCGACGGACGTGTCAACATGATCACGAAAGCTCCGATCCGCCTGCTCACGCTGGCACAACTGGACCTTCGTCGTTATCAAACCCTGTGGGACATCGGGTTCTGCACGGGCTCCGTCTCCATCGAGGCGAAACTCCAGTTCCCTCACCTGCACGTCGTGGCTTTCGAGCAACGCCCTGAAGGCGAACGTCTCATGGAAGTCAACGCCACTCGTTTCGGAACGCCCGGCATCATCACCCGCATCGGAGACTTCCTGCAGGCTGAACTAGACGATCTCCCCGCCCCTGACGCCGTATTCATCGGCGGTCACGGCGGCCGACTGGACGCCATCGTCCAGCGCATCTCCACGCGACTTCCTCACCGTGGCGTTATCGTCTTCAACTCCGTCACCCCCGAAAGCTGCGAGCTATTCGCTAACGCCGTCACCCGTCACGGTCTCAACGTCGTTGATTCCCAACACGTGGCCATCAACGGCTTCAACCCCATATTAATCATGAAAGCACTAAAAATATAA
- a CDS encoding sirohydrochlorin cobaltochelatase: MKTIIIILSLFISLNVLAHGGGGFKHSDIFKTLGPNDKVAILMVHFGTTHDDTRALTIDAINKKVAQTFPGVEVREAYTSRMIMRRLKEKGITKPNPTEAMNKLIADGYTHLILQPTNIIEGIEMEALQKEVASYQTKFKDIRLGTALLHSPEDYQAVVKAIAASIKDKEKGDCVFVCHGTYHPANSTYGMLDYVMKAQGHKNYHVGTIEGYPTMDDVIRELEANKAKEITLVPFMFVAGDHAKNDIAGDWKDELEKKGYKVNVLLKGLGEYPAIQELFIQHVKFATKHQREDITVKKKKYEKTDDID, encoded by the coding sequence ATGAAAACAATTATCATCATACTATCCCTCTTTATCAGTCTTAATGTATTAGCCCACGGTGGCGGTGGTTTCAAACATTCCGATATATTCAAGACCCTCGGTCCTAATGACAAAGTAGCCATTCTCATGGTTCACTTTGGTACAACTCACGATGACACCCGAGCCTTGACCATCGATGCCATCAACAAAAAAGTGGCACAAACATTCCCCGGAGTGGAAGTACGTGAAGCCTACACTTCCCGCATGATCATGCGCCGTCTGAAAGAAAAAGGAATAACCAAACCCAACCCGACGGAAGCCATGAACAAACTGATTGCCGACGGCTATACCCACTTGATCCTTCAACCCACGAACATCATCGAAGGAATTGAAATGGAAGCCCTGCAAAAAGAAGTTGCATCATACCAAACGAAGTTCAAAGACATTCGCTTAGGGACAGCTCTTCTTCATTCTCCCGAGGATTACCAAGCCGTGGTAAAAGCGATTGCCGCATCAATCAAGGACAAGGAAAAAGGGGATTGCGTCTTCGTGTGCCACGGGACCTACCACCCGGCAAACTCAACCTACGGGATGCTCGACTACGTGATGAAAGCCCAAGGACACAAGAACTACCACGTGGGAACGATCGAAGGTTACCCCACGATGGATGATGTAATCCGCGAACTCGAAGCGAATAAGGCAAAAGAAATAACACTTGTTCCTTTTATGTTCGTAGCCGGAGACCATGCCAAAAATGACATCGCCGGGGACTGGAAAGACGAACTGGAAAAGAAAGGCTATAAAGTAAACGTCCTGCTCAAAGGACTGGGAGAATATCCCGCCATACAGGAACTTTTCATCCAACACGTGAAATTCGCCACCAAACACCAACGGGAAGACATCACCGTGAAGAAAAAGAAATACGAGAAAACAGACGATATAGACTAA